From a region of the Panicum virgatum strain AP13 chromosome 2K, P.virgatum_v5, whole genome shotgun sequence genome:
- the LOC120681187 gene encoding protein WEAK CHLOROPLAST MOVEMENT UNDER BLUE LIGHT 1-like isoform X2 — MDEVSVERVPLVSVASDSVNVEASLIDSEPPAALDFPKKAPVVHSRHLSEDLSALTINDLRVNNGEQNCNEQIEGKGVNSHGHIRHFSTDLSSLEINDLYANKGEENGHNLLCGKGESRPNSAERNIYKAAEIAERFIKSIDNRVLVDTGAPIESVKEAVSKFGGILDWKERRKNVQNALDKALEDTPDYQRRAEATEVEKNKVLMELCTTRRTIEGLKLNLEKAQTEAIQAQQDSELANIRFKEIQQGIACRESAAAKAEIELAKYRHANALAELQSVKDELAQLQKEYTALKTKRDNAETKACESNAASQEIEKTVDDLTLELIALKQLLTSSQATHIIAEEQKLNFALAYQQEKAKWQNELKQVDDEVQKIHDAAAVNKDLESKLEAASTLLVKLQDQFSTYLKGEEWPEEVSLDGEAGIPIVSTRAKLAKSRKELEDMRADIKRAKDEVRILWNAAATLRADIERNETDLGALRHKEHLASVSVSSLQEELSNKTYELNIVHERTKAAEMPAELQQATKVMEQANSKAQMARHELAKAREEADQAKAQVNVAKLRLEAVSREILAVNTSEEIATASANALQEYKLETHIDPQVERVSDNYVTLSLEEYDALSKKAQDAEDLAKKRVIKAVEKIKQAKDAEVRSLNQMEQLAKQINGRKLELRAAQEKANSAQYGKLTMENELRKRWATHEQQTDAGESAHGIADLPNLKNSSLSFDAASSTSNPQMVGSLSRADTIAATRVKESKPRKSLFPRSIVAMFVSRKKTH, encoded by the exons ATGGATGAAGTGAGTGTGGAAAGGGTGCCACTGGTATCTGTTGCTTCTGACTCTGTCAATGTAGAAGCAAGTTTGATTGATTCAGAACCTCCTGCTGCCTTAGATTTTCCTAAAAAAGCCCCGGTTGTTCATAGTAGACATTTAAGTGAAGATTTAAGTGCCCTTACAATTAATGATTTGCGTGTGAACAATGGAGAGCAGAATTGCAATGAGCAGATTGAAGGAAAGGGCGTAAATAGTCATGGTCACATTAGACATTTTAGTACAGATTTAAGTTCCCTTGAAATTAATGATTTATACGCAAACAAAGGAGAGGAGAATGGCCATAACCTGCTTTGTGGAAAGGGAGAAAGTCGCCCTAACTCAGCTGAAAGAAACATTTATAAGGCAGCAGAGATTGCTGAACGCTTCATTAAATCTATAGATAACAGAGTGCTTGTTGACACTGGAGCACCAATAGAATCCGTTAAAGAGGCAGTAAGCAAATTTGGAGGTATTCTCGACTGGAAGGAG AGACGTAAAAATGTTCAAAATGCACTTGACAAGGCACTTGAAGATACTCCTGATTACCAAAGAAGAGCAGAAGCTACAGAAGTTGAGAAAAATAAAGTTCTAATGGAATTGTGTACCACTAGGCGAACCATAGAAGGGCTCAAGCTTAACTTGGAGAAGGCACAAACTGAGGCAATACAAGCACAACAAGACTCAGAGCTCGCTAATATACGGTTCAAGGAGATACAACAGGGAATTGCTTGCAGAGAGAGTGCTGCAGCAAAGGCAGAGATTGAGCTCGCAAAATACCGCCATGCTAATGCCTTAGCAGAACTACAGTCAGTGAAAGATGAGCTGGCACAACTTCAGAAGGAGTACACAGCCTTAAAAACTAAAAGGGACAATGCTGAGACAAAGGCATGTGAATCCAATGCTGCATCACAGGAGATTGAGAAGACCGTTGATGACCTCACCCTTGAGCTCATCGCATTGAAACAATTGTTGACATCTTCTCAAGCTACTCATATCATAGcagaggaacaaaaattaaattTCGCTTTGGCATATCAACAAGAGAAGGCAAAATGGCAGAATGAGCTGAAGCAAGTTGATGATGAGGTTCAAAAGATACATGATGCAGCAGCAGTCAATAAAGATCTCGAGTCCAAGCTAGAAGCTGCCTCTACACTGTTGGTGAAGTTGCAAGATCAGTTTTCTACTTATTTAAAAGGGGAGGAATGGCCTGAAGAGGTTAGCCTAGATGGAGAGGCAGGGATCCCAATTGTTAGTACTCGGGCGAAGCTGGCAAAGAGTAGGAAGGAGCTGGAGGACATGAGGGCAGACATTAAAAGGGCCAAGGATGAGGTCAGAATACTTTGGAATGCTGCTGCTACACTGCGAGCTGATATAGAGAGGAACGAGACAGATCTGGGGGCATTGAGACACAAAGAGCACCTTGCTTCTGTTTCTGTCTCATCTCTACAGGAAGAATTGAGCAACAAGACATATGAGCTCAATATTGTCCATGAAAGAACAAAAGCAGCTGAGATGCCTGCAGAGCTACAGCAGGCAACTAAAGTCATGGAACAAGCAAACTCAAAAGCTCAGATGGCCCGTCATGAGCTGGCGAAGGCTAGGGAAGAGGCAGATCAAGCCAAGGCACAAGTCAATGTCGCCAAGTTGAGGCTCGAAGCAGTGTCGAGGGAGATTCTTGCAGTGAACACATCTGAAGAAATTGCAACCGCCTCAGCAAATGCACTGCAAGAATACAAGCTGGAAACACATATAGACCCCCAAGTTGAACGAGTAAGCGACAACTATGTGACGTTATCACTTGAAGAGTACGATGCGTTAAGCAAGAAAGCACAAGATGCTGAGGACCTTGCCAAGAAGCGGGTCATTAAGGCTGTTGAGAAGATTAAGCAAGCCAAGGATGCAGAGGTGAGGAGCTTGAATCAGATGGAGCAGTTGGCCAAGCAAATCAATGGGAGGAAGTTGGAGCTGAGGGCCGCACAGGAGAAAGCTAATTCGGCACAGTATGGCAAGTTGACCATGGAGAACGAGCTGAGGAAGCGGTGGGCCACACATGAGCAACAGACAGATGCGGGTGAGTCAGCCCATGGCATTGCTGATCTCCCAAATTTGAAGAACTCGTCGTTGTCTTTTGATGCAGCATCATCCACCTCCAATCCTCAAATGGTTGGATCATTGTCTAGAGCTGACACGATAGCGGCAACTAGGGTGAAAGAATCGAAGCCACGGAAGTCGTTGTTTCCACGGTCCATAGTAGCTATGTTTGTTTCTAGGAAGAAGACACATTGA
- the LOC120681187 gene encoding protein WEAK CHLOROPLAST MOVEMENT UNDER BLUE LIGHT 1-like isoform X1 has translation MRQCLATTSFHFLPNRRSSLNFLPPSVLPLRNACLEGRYGRWIEMRMDEVSVERVPLVSVASDSVNVEASLIDSEPPAALDFPKKAPVVHSRHLSEDLSALTINDLRVNNGEQNCNEQIEGKGVNSHGHIRHFSTDLSSLEINDLYANKGEENGHNLLCGKGESRPNSAERNIYKAAEIAERFIKSIDNRVLVDTGAPIESVKEAVSKFGGILDWKERRKNVQNALDKALEDTPDYQRRAEATEVEKNKVLMELCTTRRTIEGLKLNLEKAQTEAIQAQQDSELANIRFKEIQQGIACRESAAAKAEIELAKYRHANALAELQSVKDELAQLQKEYTALKTKRDNAETKACESNAASQEIEKTVDDLTLELIALKQLLTSSQATHIIAEEQKLNFALAYQQEKAKWQNELKQVDDEVQKIHDAAAVNKDLESKLEAASTLLVKLQDQFSTYLKGEEWPEEVSLDGEAGIPIVSTRAKLAKSRKELEDMRADIKRAKDEVRILWNAAATLRADIERNETDLGALRHKEHLASVSVSSLQEELSNKTYELNIVHERTKAAEMPAELQQATKVMEQANSKAQMARHELAKAREEADQAKAQVNVAKLRLEAVSREILAVNTSEEIATASANALQEYKLETHIDPQVERVSDNYVTLSLEEYDALSKKAQDAEDLAKKRVIKAVEKIKQAKDAEVRSLNQMEQLAKQINGRKLELRAAQEKANSAQYGKLTMENELRKRWATHEQQTDAGESAHGIADLPNLKNSSLSFDAASSTSNPQMVGSLSRADTIAATRVKESKPRKSLFPRSIVAMFVSRKKTH, from the exons ATGCGGCAATGCCTCGCCACCACTTCCTTTCATTTTCTCCCCAACCGGAGGTCCAGCCTGaatttccttcctccttcggTCCTTCCTTTGAGGAATGCATGTCTTGAAGGGAGATATGGAAGATGGATTGAAATGAG AATGGATGAAGTGAGTGTGGAAAGGGTGCCACTGGTATCTGTTGCTTCTGACTCTGTCAATGTAGAAGCAAGTTTGATTGATTCAGAACCTCCTGCTGCCTTAGATTTTCCTAAAAAAGCCCCGGTTGTTCATAGTAGACATTTAAGTGAAGATTTAAGTGCCCTTACAATTAATGATTTGCGTGTGAACAATGGAGAGCAGAATTGCAATGAGCAGATTGAAGGAAAGGGCGTAAATAGTCATGGTCACATTAGACATTTTAGTACAGATTTAAGTTCCCTTGAAATTAATGATTTATACGCAAACAAAGGAGAGGAGAATGGCCATAACCTGCTTTGTGGAAAGGGAGAAAGTCGCCCTAACTCAGCTGAAAGAAACATTTATAAGGCAGCAGAGATTGCTGAACGCTTCATTAAATCTATAGATAACAGAGTGCTTGTTGACACTGGAGCACCAATAGAATCCGTTAAAGAGGCAGTAAGCAAATTTGGAGGTATTCTCGACTGGAAGGAG AGACGTAAAAATGTTCAAAATGCACTTGACAAGGCACTTGAAGATACTCCTGATTACCAAAGAAGAGCAGAAGCTACAGAAGTTGAGAAAAATAAAGTTCTAATGGAATTGTGTACCACTAGGCGAACCATAGAAGGGCTCAAGCTTAACTTGGAGAAGGCACAAACTGAGGCAATACAAGCACAACAAGACTCAGAGCTCGCTAATATACGGTTCAAGGAGATACAACAGGGAATTGCTTGCAGAGAGAGTGCTGCAGCAAAGGCAGAGATTGAGCTCGCAAAATACCGCCATGCTAATGCCTTAGCAGAACTACAGTCAGTGAAAGATGAGCTGGCACAACTTCAGAAGGAGTACACAGCCTTAAAAACTAAAAGGGACAATGCTGAGACAAAGGCATGTGAATCCAATGCTGCATCACAGGAGATTGAGAAGACCGTTGATGACCTCACCCTTGAGCTCATCGCATTGAAACAATTGTTGACATCTTCTCAAGCTACTCATATCATAGcagaggaacaaaaattaaattTCGCTTTGGCATATCAACAAGAGAAGGCAAAATGGCAGAATGAGCTGAAGCAAGTTGATGATGAGGTTCAAAAGATACATGATGCAGCAGCAGTCAATAAAGATCTCGAGTCCAAGCTAGAAGCTGCCTCTACACTGTTGGTGAAGTTGCAAGATCAGTTTTCTACTTATTTAAAAGGGGAGGAATGGCCTGAAGAGGTTAGCCTAGATGGAGAGGCAGGGATCCCAATTGTTAGTACTCGGGCGAAGCTGGCAAAGAGTAGGAAGGAGCTGGAGGACATGAGGGCAGACATTAAAAGGGCCAAGGATGAGGTCAGAATACTTTGGAATGCTGCTGCTACACTGCGAGCTGATATAGAGAGGAACGAGACAGATCTGGGGGCATTGAGACACAAAGAGCACCTTGCTTCTGTTTCTGTCTCATCTCTACAGGAAGAATTGAGCAACAAGACATATGAGCTCAATATTGTCCATGAAAGAACAAAAGCAGCTGAGATGCCTGCAGAGCTACAGCAGGCAACTAAAGTCATGGAACAAGCAAACTCAAAAGCTCAGATGGCCCGTCATGAGCTGGCGAAGGCTAGGGAAGAGGCAGATCAAGCCAAGGCACAAGTCAATGTCGCCAAGTTGAGGCTCGAAGCAGTGTCGAGGGAGATTCTTGCAGTGAACACATCTGAAGAAATTGCAACCGCCTCAGCAAATGCACTGCAAGAATACAAGCTGGAAACACATATAGACCCCCAAGTTGAACGAGTAAGCGACAACTATGTGACGTTATCACTTGAAGAGTACGATGCGTTAAGCAAGAAAGCACAAGATGCTGAGGACCTTGCCAAGAAGCGGGTCATTAAGGCTGTTGAGAAGATTAAGCAAGCCAAGGATGCAGAGGTGAGGAGCTTGAATCAGATGGAGCAGTTGGCCAAGCAAATCAATGGGAGGAAGTTGGAGCTGAGGGCCGCACAGGAGAAAGCTAATTCGGCACAGTATGGCAAGTTGACCATGGAGAACGAGCTGAGGAAGCGGTGGGCCACACATGAGCAACAGACAGATGCGGGTGAGTCAGCCCATGGCATTGCTGATCTCCCAAATTTGAAGAACTCGTCGTTGTCTTTTGATGCAGCATCATCCACCTCCAATCCTCAAATGGTTGGATCATTGTCTAGAGCTGACACGATAGCGGCAACTAGGGTGAAAGAATCGAAGCCACGGAAGTCGTTGTTTCCACGGTCCATAGTAGCTATGTTTGTTTCTAGGAAGAAGACACATTGA